The Nonlabens spongiae genome contains a region encoding:
- a CDS encoding DUF6495 family protein: MKYRRLTKEQLEEMHPEFINFLATQSITAQEWDDIKANKPEVAEEEIDVFSDLVWEGVLSKAEYLEHISSSTMNLFKLGEKEMELISIMVGDELIDITTAQGYKWLQNNLLDDTVKIFTAQKEYGEDPNADKFKLIETGAVITKGELYRYFDDLMELGKENLD; encoded by the coding sequence ATGAAATACAGGAGACTTACTAAGGAACAGCTGGAAGAGATGCATCCAGAATTCATCAATTTTCTCGCGACTCAATCCATCACGGCTCAGGAATGGGATGATATCAAAGCTAATAAGCCTGAGGTAGCAGAAGAAGAAATAGATGTTTTCTCTGATCTAGTTTGGGAAGGTGTACTTTCTAAGGCTGAGTATCTAGAGCATATCTCGTCTAGTACGATGAATCTCTTCAAACTAGGAGAGAAGGAAATGGAGCTCATCTCCATTATGGTGGGTGATGAACTTATAGATATTACAACAGCGCAAGGCTACAAATGGCTTCAAAACAATCTACTGGATGACACCGTTAAAATCTTTACGGCTCAAAAAGAATACGGCGAAGACCCTAATGCCGACAAATTCAAACTCATCGAGACGGGAGCTGTAATCACTAAGGGTGAGCTCTACCGCTACTTTGATGATTTAATGGAGTTGGGAAAAGAAAATCTAGATTAG
- a CDS encoding LytR/AlgR family response regulator transcription factor: protein MPSTLLNCYVVEPLDECRSMLVNLINAHPNLNFIQDYKNPVQAKEELQDTKIDLLIVAIEMEKMNGFELVNYLDSGASIIFTSFNTDDAFKAFEYNALDYLKLPIKKERFLYAAEKAILKKRFNELPKEDPGDFIFVKSNLKSRKVYLNELRYIQALGDYVKLITNHETLVVLSTMKAFEQSLPSDKFQRIHKSYIVNMDKIQKYSSTAVELDNEVLPLSRNRKTQFLSILKELEAVGV, encoded by the coding sequence ATGCCATCAACTTTACTTAATTGTTACGTAGTGGAACCTCTCGATGAGTGCAGATCCATGCTTGTTAACTTAATCAATGCTCATCCTAATCTTAATTTCATTCAGGACTACAAAAATCCTGTTCAAGCTAAAGAAGAACTTCAGGACACCAAAATTGATCTTCTTATTGTAGCCATCGAGATGGAAAAAATGAATGGCTTTGAACTCGTTAACTACTTAGACAGCGGTGCTTCAATCATCTTTACCTCATTCAATACTGATGATGCTTTTAAGGCTTTTGAATATAATGCCTTAGATTACCTGAAACTTCCTATCAAGAAAGAGCGTTTTTTATATGCCGCTGAAAAGGCTATACTTAAGAAACGATTTAACGAACTCCCCAAGGAAGATCCGGGTGATTTCATCTTTGTCAAAAGCAACTTGAAAAGCAGAAAAGTTTACCTTAACGAACTAAGATATATTCAAGCGCTGGGTGATTATGTGAAATTGATAACTAATCATGAAACCCTTGTTGTTTTATCGACCATGAAGGCTTTTGAGCAGTCGCTTCCTAGCGATAAATTCCAGCGTATCCATAAGTCATATATTGTGAATATGGATAAAATCCAAAAATATAGCAGTACAGCAGTGGAACTGGATAACGAAGTCTTGCCTCTAAGCAGAAATAGAAAAACTCAGTTCTTGTCTATCCTTAAAGAACTGGAAGCTGTAGGAGTTTAA
- a CDS encoding NUDIX domain-containing protein, whose product MDYKVKSEKIVLDKFLKVFEAEVEHDTYRNEGKIQATRLALDRGDSVAILIYERDTDQFLFTEQFRYPSSRRNVPFILELPAGAIDDGETAQDAAQREVLEEIGYKIDNLEKISTYFPSPGMSSEVIHLFFAQVETGDKVNNGGGAASEKEDIKLVPLSRKRALEKLPQGFFNNSITIIGLQWFLLNKENLI is encoded by the coding sequence ATGGATTATAAGGTCAAAAGCGAGAAGATTGTTCTGGACAAATTCCTGAAAGTTTTTGAAGCCGAGGTTGAACATGACACCTACAGGAATGAAGGAAAAATCCAGGCCACACGACTCGCCTTAGATCGTGGTGATTCTGTAGCAATTCTCATTTACGAGAGGGACACAGATCAATTCCTGTTTACGGAACAGTTCCGTTATCCCAGTTCTAGAAGAAATGTACCGTTTATTTTAGAATTGCCCGCGGGAGCCATTGATGATGGAGAAACGGCTCAAGATGCTGCGCAAAGGGAAGTTCTTGAAGAGATAGGATACAAGATTGATAATCTAGAAAAGATTTCTACCTACTTTCCTTCACCTGGCATGTCTTCCGAGGTTATTCATCTATTTTTCGCTCAGGTGGAAACAGGCGATAAGGTCAATAATGGTGGAGGTGCGGCTAGCGAGAAAGAGGATATTAAATTAGTTCCGCTTTCGCGAAAGCGGGCTCTAGAAAAACTCCCTCAAGGCTTTTTCAATAATTCAATTACAATTATAGGCCTTCAATGGTTTCTATTAAATAAAGAAAATCTAATCTAG
- a CDS encoding o-succinylbenzoate synthase, which produces MKARYISHTLHFKQPSGTSRGVLKTKDTFFIIIEHEENWGVGEVNLFRGLSYDDREGFEEKLKWTCENIGKKPAEMMEELKEWPSILFGYEMAVKSYQSSTPFELFPSLFTQGQGAININGLVWMGDQDFMQRQIEEKLKQGFDCIKLKIGAIDFGKELELLKSVRSRFPSAAEDSPKARRESEITLRVDANGAFSPDEAAEKLEKLSQFDIHSIEQPIKQNQWEAMAQVCEISAVDVALDEELIGITDREEKIKCLETIKPQYIILKPALVGGFQSTREWIDLAEARNIGWWITSALESNVGLNAIAQFTYTLGTTMPQGLGTGGLFTNNIECPLEIKNGKLICNANRKWDTNLFKD; this is translated from the coding sequence ATGAAGGCACGTTACATATCCCACACACTCCACTTCAAGCAACCATCGGGAACTTCTCGTGGTGTTTTGAAAACCAAGGACACCTTTTTCATCATTATTGAACATGAGGAAAACTGGGGAGTAGGAGAGGTGAACCTGTTCAGAGGACTTTCTTATGATGACCGTGAGGGTTTTGAAGAGAAATTGAAATGGACCTGTGAAAACATAGGCAAAAAACCCGCTGAAATGATGGAGGAGCTCAAGGAATGGCCTTCCATACTTTTTGGTTATGAGATGGCGGTTAAATCCTATCAGAGCAGCACGCCATTTGAACTTTTTCCTTCTCTTTTTACTCAGGGACAAGGTGCGATCAACATCAATGGGCTTGTTTGGATGGGAGATCAAGACTTTATGCAGCGGCAGATTGAGGAAAAACTAAAGCAAGGTTTTGATTGTATAAAGCTTAAGATAGGCGCGATAGACTTTGGTAAAGAATTGGAATTGTTGAAGTCGGTACGGTCTCGCTTTCCCTCGGCCGCCGAAGACTCGCCGAAGGCACGGCGCGAAAGCGAGATTACCTTAAGAGTAGATGCTAACGGAGCCTTTTCTCCTGATGAAGCGGCAGAAAAGCTTGAAAAACTTTCTCAATTTGACATTCATAGCATTGAGCAGCCCATCAAACAAAATCAATGGGAAGCTATGGCTCAAGTCTGTGAGATTTCCGCGGTAGACGTGGCTCTCGATGAGGAACTGATAGGGATTACAGATCGCGAGGAGAAAATTAAGTGTTTAGAAACTATAAAACCACAATACATCATCTTAAAACCTGCGCTCGTGGGAGGATTTCAATCTACGAGAGAGTGGATAGACCTTGCAGAGGCGCGCAACATAGGCTGGTGGATCACGAGTGCTCTGGAGTCTAATGTAGGCCTCAATGCCATCGCACAATTCACATATACTTTAGGAACTACGATGCCACAAGGGTTGGGAACTGGTGGACTTTTTACCAATAATATAGAGTGTCCTCTTGAGATCAAAAATGGAAAATTGATCTGTAACGCAAACCGCAAGTGGGACACTAACCTTTTCAAAGATTAA
- a CDS encoding DUF7935 family protein gives MDQTILQAFTTVLPALIVGLLAYYFFSSFMQNEEKRRRFLTVRESQAKTLPSRMQAYERMTLFLERIKPENLVVRIKPGEMDKAGYEQVIIASIEQEFEHNIAQQIYISEEAWNVIRSAKNTTIKIIRQVAMKEKSNTADGLRSAVLNEVMDHRAPSSTALSYIREEVGNLF, from the coding sequence ATGGATCAAACCATTTTACAAGCATTTACCACAGTCTTGCCCGCTCTAATCGTAGGTTTACTGGCCTATTATTTCTTCAGCTCATTTATGCAAAATGAGGAAAAACGGAGACGTTTTCTCACGGTCAGAGAGTCACAGGCCAAAACCTTACCCTCACGCATGCAAGCTTATGAGCGCATGACGCTTTTTTTAGAGCGCATCAAGCCAGAGAACCTCGTGGTTCGCATCAAGCCAGGTGAAATGGACAAAGCAGGTTACGAGCAGGTAATTATCGCCTCCATAGAACAGGAGTTTGAACACAATATCGCTCAGCAAATCTATATAAGTGAAGAAGCGTGGAATGTGATAAGATCTGCTAAAAACACAACCATTAAAATTATAAGGCAGGTTGCCATGAAAGAGAAGTCAAATACCGCTGACGGTCTACGCTCTGCAGTGCTTAATGAAGTTATGGATCATAGAGCGCCCAGTTCCACGGCTTTGAGCTACATCAGAGAAGAGGTGGGCAATCTCTTTTAA
- a CDS encoding sigma-54-dependent transcriptional regulator: protein MLLKSANILVVDDDEDVLTALRLLLKSRTAKVVTSKNPNTIDQLMRETSFDIVILDMNFNAMVNTGNEGVYWLNHIRKKKKDLDIVLITAYADIDLAIKSLKMGASDFMVKPWSNNKMIETLGELLDKRENKNKQPENVSDQIVGSSEIMQDVFVKLRKVAPTDANVLILGENGTGKELVAQAIHNNSLRKDKPFVKVDVGALTESLFESELFGYKKGAFTDAREDRQGRFEAAHGGTLFLDEIGNITLRQQARLLSVLQNRAVIPLGSNTPVAVDIRLICATNLSLMELSDESRFRKDLIYRINTLDIVVPPLRQRGDDILELARYFTDQYASKYTKGDLSFSADFERKLQKHSFPGNVRELQYAMEKAVIMGEGNILTAADLSFSNIEVASPAQKQEHVSTNLEDVEKQTIVHVIDKNNGNITKSAKELGLTRTALYRRLQKYDL, encoded by the coding sequence ATGCTTCTAAAATCTGCCAACATTCTTGTAGTAGATGACGATGAAGACGTGCTTACGGCACTCCGTCTATTACTAAAGTCTCGCACGGCCAAAGTTGTGACTAGTAAAAATCCTAATACGATAGATCAACTTATGCGAGAGACCTCGTTTGACATCGTAATTCTAGACATGAATTTCAACGCAATGGTGAATACTGGTAATGAAGGTGTCTACTGGTTAAATCACATCCGTAAAAAGAAAAAAGACTTAGATATTGTCCTTATCACTGCTTATGCAGATATCGATCTTGCCATCAAATCTCTTAAAATGGGCGCTTCTGATTTTATGGTCAAACCATGGAGCAACAACAAGATGATTGAAACTTTGGGTGAACTACTCGACAAGCGCGAGAACAAAAATAAGCAGCCTGAAAATGTATCAGATCAGATTGTAGGGAGCAGCGAGATCATGCAAGACGTGTTTGTTAAGCTACGCAAAGTAGCGCCTACAGATGCCAATGTTCTGATTTTGGGCGAGAACGGTACTGGTAAGGAACTGGTCGCTCAAGCGATCCATAATAATTCGCTACGTAAGGACAAACCCTTTGTAAAAGTGGATGTGGGAGCACTGACCGAATCTCTTTTTGAAAGCGAACTTTTTGGGTATAAAAAAGGTGCTTTCACAGATGCTCGTGAAGATCGGCAGGGTAGATTTGAAGCTGCTCATGGCGGAACTCTTTTTCTTGATGAAATAGGTAACATTACCTTGAGGCAACAAGCCAGGCTGCTTAGTGTTCTTCAAAATAGAGCTGTTATCCCGTTGGGATCAAATACACCTGTTGCCGTAGATATACGTTTGATTTGCGCGACAAACCTAAGTCTTATGGAACTGAGTGATGAAAGCAGGTTTAGAAAAGATCTTATTTACCGCATCAATACGCTAGACATAGTTGTGCCTCCTTTACGACAACGCGGCGATGATATTCTAGAACTGGCTCGCTATTTTACAGATCAGTACGCTTCTAAGTATACTAAGGGGGATTTGTCTTTTTCGGCCGATTTTGAGCGGAAGCTTCAAAAACATTCTTTTCCCGGTAATGTGCGAGAGCTGCAATATGCCATGGAGAAAGCCGTCATCATGGGTGAAGGAAACATCCTTACTGCAGCAGATCTTTCTTTTTCAAATATCGAGGTAGCGTCACCTGCTCAGAAGCAAGAACACGTGAGTACTAACCTTGAAGATGTTGAAAAACAAACGATCGTTCATGTAATTGATAAAAATAATGGTAACATTACTAAATCAGCCAAAGAGCTGGGGTTGACCAGAACCGCCCTTTACCGCAGACTCCAGAAATATGACCTTTAA
- a CDS encoding NAD(P)-dependent oxidoreductase, giving the protein MKFALIRERKNPPDRRVVFSPAQLAALNLKYRDQAKFVVESSPIRIFTDEQYRDAGVEVVDDVSDADVLLGVKEVPKEDLILHKKYFFFSHTIKKQPYNRDLLREILKKNIELYDHETIVAETGGRLIGFGRYAGIVGAYNGFRALGLRDGIFDLPKVESLPDYEALKNELRAIKTSLPKINIAITGSGKVTGGIREILETLGVHEVLPKAYLQLGHFENRQTVFTQLDVHDYYIRKDGLKPTKTECYNNPELLKSDFMKFATVTDMLITGHFYDHKAPYLFTREDAKRPEFKINVVADVSCDIDGPVASTIRPSTIADPIYGYDPRTEKETDYKDSGAITVMAVDNLPCELPKDASEGFGEMFQESVLPAFFNDDEDGILDRAQMTTSSGTLTERFSYLEDFVKEYRTKF; this is encoded by the coding sequence ATGAAATTTGCATTGATCAGAGAAAGAAAAAATCCGCCAGATCGTAGGGTGGTCTTCAGTCCAGCACAGCTTGCTGCACTTAACTTGAAATATCGCGATCAAGCAAAATTTGTCGTGGAATCTTCGCCCATCCGCATTTTTACTGATGAGCAATATCGAGACGCTGGGGTAGAAGTCGTTGATGATGTGAGCGATGCAGATGTGTTGTTGGGTGTGAAAGAAGTGCCTAAAGAGGATCTGATTCTCCATAAAAAATATTTCTTCTTCTCACACACGATCAAAAAGCAGCCTTACAATCGCGATCTTTTAAGGGAAATTCTCAAGAAAAATATTGAACTCTATGATCATGAGACCATTGTAGCAGAAACTGGAGGGCGACTTATAGGTTTTGGTAGATATGCTGGGATTGTGGGAGCATACAATGGATTCAGGGCGCTGGGTCTGCGAGATGGTATTTTTGACCTACCCAAGGTAGAGTCCTTACCAGATTATGAAGCCTTGAAAAACGAACTTAGAGCGATTAAAACCAGCTTACCAAAAATCAACATTGCCATCACCGGTTCTGGGAAAGTGACGGGAGGAATTAGAGAGATTCTGGAAACATTGGGTGTTCATGAGGTCTTGCCTAAGGCCTATTTGCAACTCGGCCATTTTGAAAATAGACAAACCGTTTTCACGCAGCTGGATGTTCACGATTACTATATCAGAAAAGACGGTCTCAAGCCTACAAAAACGGAGTGCTATAACAACCCGGAATTGCTCAAAAGTGACTTTATGAAATTTGCCACCGTGACGGATATGTTGATCACGGGTCACTTTTACGATCATAAGGCTCCTTACTTATTTACCCGAGAAGATGCGAAGCGTCCAGAGTTCAAAATAAATGTGGTGGCAGATGTGAGTTGTGATATAGACGGTCCGGTTGCTAGCACGATACGACCCAGCACCATCGCAGATCCTATCTACGGTTACGATCCCAGAACAGAAAAAGAAACCGATTATAAAGATAGCGGAGCGATTACCGTAATGGCTGTAGATAATTTGCCTTGCGAGTTGCCTAAAGATGCCAGTGAAGGTTTTGGTGAGATGTTCCAGGAAAGTGTTTTACCTGCGTTCTTCAATGATGATGAAGACGGCATATTAGATCGTGCCCAAATGACAACATCTAGTGGTACGCTTACTGAGCGTTTCTCTTATCTGGAGGATTTTGTAAAAGAGTACCGTACAAAGTTTTAA
- a CDS encoding sensor histidine kinase, whose amino-acid sequence MTFKSYVLPLSLRISVLLGTLMILAFGIVQVKYYLIILGSTCSLIAVYYLYSYVKKRFLEVSDYFESIKYRDFSRWFVESKGPKDMRELHAGFNLINKTIKSINSERQAQLVYLQKILEMVDVGIVAYDLEKGNVLWINDSLLETLNFPHFKNIDFVEDRRPELFEVLFDQRHTGASPVNLPLSQDSQKVLILETIFEVEQSSFRLVVVQNIENTLNKNEDDSWKKLLSVMTHEIMNSIAPITSLAETLELGLRENFENSGGGKLQTEDILSGVSSIKKRSEGLMKFAKTYRSLNNVNQINTSVIYVEEFMDSVQGLMMTTIPEKVEISFNILDRKMQLDIDSYLIEQVLINLIINAVEATEGMVRRVVEIKTFKNMRGRPVIAVIDNGPGISDEIKENIFVPFFSTKKRGSGVGLSLSKQIMTLHKGRIRLFSKESGGTQAELIFNE is encoded by the coding sequence ATGACCTTTAAAAGTTATGTCTTGCCACTAAGTCTGCGTATAAGTGTACTGCTAGGGACACTTATGATTCTGGCTTTTGGAATCGTTCAGGTAAAATATTATCTGATTATACTAGGCTCAACTTGCTCACTCATTGCAGTTTATTACCTCTACAGCTATGTAAAAAAACGCTTTCTAGAAGTAAGCGATTATTTTGAATCTATCAAATACCGTGACTTCTCCCGATGGTTTGTAGAGAGTAAAGGTCCTAAAGATATGCGTGAACTGCATGCTGGTTTTAATTTGATCAATAAGACAATCAAATCCATAAATAGTGAGCGTCAGGCACAACTTGTATACCTCCAGAAAATCCTTGAAATGGTGGATGTAGGTATAGTCGCTTACGATCTGGAAAAAGGCAACGTATTATGGATTAATGATAGCCTGCTCGAGACTTTGAATTTTCCGCATTTTAAGAATATTGATTTTGTAGAGGACCGCAGGCCAGAACTTTTTGAGGTATTGTTTGATCAACGCCATACAGGGGCATCTCCTGTTAATTTGCCTCTATCTCAAGATAGTCAGAAAGTGTTGATACTTGAAACCATATTTGAAGTAGAGCAAAGTAGTTTCAGGTTAGTTGTGGTACAAAATATTGAAAATACCCTTAATAAAAATGAAGACGACTCCTGGAAAAAACTATTGAGTGTGATGACCCATGAAATCATGAATAGTATCGCACCTATCACTTCGCTGGCAGAAACCCTCGAGTTAGGCTTAAGGGAGAATTTTGAAAATTCAGGAGGAGGTAAACTGCAAACAGAGGATATTCTCAGCGGCGTTTCAAGTATCAAAAAACGGAGTGAGGGTCTTATGAAATTTGCTAAGACCTACCGCAGTTTAAATAATGTAAATCAAATAAATACTTCAGTAATTTATGTTGAAGAATTTATGGATAGCGTGCAGGGGTTGATGATGACTACTATACCTGAGAAAGTTGAGATCAGTTTTAATATTTTGGATCGCAAGATGCAGCTCGACATTGATAGTTATTTGATAGAACAAGTACTAATCAATCTCATAATCAACGCTGTTGAAGCTACAGAGGGTATGGTAAGACGAGTTGTTGAAATCAAGACATTCAAGAACATGAGAGGCAGACCGGTGATTGCTGTAATCGACAATGGTCCAGGGATTTCTGATGAAATTAAGGAGAATATATTTGTGCCTTTTTTCAGCACAAAAAAACGTGGGAGTGGGGTAGGACTCAGCTTAAGCAAACAAATCATGACTCTTCATAAAGGGCGTATACGCTTATTTTCTAAAGAATCAGGTGGTACTCAAGCCGAGCTTATTTTTAATGAGTGA
- a CDS encoding CPBP family intramembrane glutamic endopeptidase, whose product MYIEQGYKGNLGAWNFLIIPGLFSAFMLVNYVMTMSMIEQGVSVEDTMQQLIDQIGKLPTLVLNLSIFVIGIIGIFIWALLINQQSFRGITTSRKKVDWKRVFFMFFFWGILSAGLILLSVYLAPENFEYNLDWSRFLPLLAVVLIMLPLQTSFEEYLFRSQMMQGLGILTKTRWIPFIVSSVLFGLMHAANPEVEKLGMGVMVFYIGTGFLLGAMTLLDEGLELALGFHAANNIVAALMVTSTWTALQTDSIYLDVSEPTGMGISDFASVLIGYPIILIILGRIYKWKNWSEKLFGRVLSKEEFLALDHQEQPLQNQSL is encoded by the coding sequence ATGTACATAGAGCAAGGATATAAAGGGAATTTAGGAGCGTGGAACTTTTTGATCATTCCAGGGTTGTTTAGTGCATTTATGCTGGTCAATTATGTGATGACCATGAGCATGATCGAGCAGGGCGTGAGTGTGGAGGATACCATGCAGCAACTCATTGATCAAATAGGAAAATTACCAACGCTTGTTCTTAACCTTTCCATCTTTGTGATCGGAATCATAGGGATCTTCATTTGGGCTTTACTGATCAACCAGCAAAGTTTCAGAGGGATTACTACCTCTCGCAAAAAAGTAGACTGGAAACGTGTTTTCTTCATGTTTTTCTTCTGGGGGATTCTATCGGCTGGGCTCATTTTATTATCGGTTTATCTAGCACCAGAAAATTTTGAATATAATCTCGATTGGTCCAGGTTTTTACCGTTATTGGCGGTGGTCTTGATCATGCTGCCATTGCAAACCAGTTTTGAGGAATACCTTTTCCGCTCGCAAATGATGCAGGGCTTGGGTATTTTGACAAAGACAAGATGGATTCCTTTTATTGTGAGCTCCGTTTTGTTTGGATTAATGCATGCCGCAAATCCTGAAGTGGAGAAATTAGGAATGGGCGTAATGGTTTTTTACATAGGAACTGGATTTTTACTTGGAGCAATGACTTTGCTCGATGAAGGTCTTGAACTCGCGCTTGGATTTCATGCAGCAAATAACATCGTTGCGGCTCTAATGGTCACTTCAACCTGGACGGCTTTACAGACAGACAGTATTTATCTAGACGTTTCTGAGCCTACGGGAATGGGAATTTCTGACTTTGCATCTGTATTGATAGGCTACCCGATTATTTTGATTATTCTAGGTAGAATCTATAAATGGAAAAACTGGAGCGAGAAATTGTTTGGTAGAGTGTTATCAAAAGAAGAATTCTTAGCTTTAGACCACCAAGAACAGCCTCTTCAAAATCAATCTTTATGA
- the rpsF gene encoding 30S ribosomal protein S6 — protein sequence MNQYETVFILNPVLSDEQVKETVKKFEDFLTGNGAKMVAKEDWGLKKLAYTIENKKSGFYHLFQFEAPGSIIGDYEVEFRRDERVMRYLTVKLDKYAIEWAEKRRNRMSKKSKA from the coding sequence ATGAATCAATACGAAACTGTTTTCATTTTGAATCCCGTTTTATCTGATGAGCAGGTAAAGGAAACAGTAAAGAAGTTTGAGGATTTCCTTACTGGTAATGGAGCCAAAATGGTAGCCAAAGAAGATTGGGGGCTTAAAAAACTTGCCTACACAATCGAAAACAAAAAAAGTGGTTTCTACCACCTTTTTCAATTTGAAGCCCCAGGCTCTATAATCGGAGACTATGAGGTTGAATTCCGTCGTGACGAGCGCGTGATGCGATACCTTACTGTAAAGCTTGACAAGTACGCTATCGAGTGGGCAGAAAAGAGAAGAAATAGAATGTCTAAAAAATCTAAAGCTTAA
- the rplI gene encoding 50S ribosomal protein L9, which produces MELILKKDVENLGFTDDVVTVKPGYGRNYLIPQGYAVMATKGAKKQLEETLKQRAHKEASNIKAAQSQADKVKELDIKIPAKTGDADKLFGSVTTADVSDALAKEGVEVDKKFITVAGGNVKRLGQYEATVRFHREVTSVFNFEVVDAGN; this is translated from the coding sequence ATGGAACTTATATTAAAGAAAGATGTAGAAAACCTAGGTTTTACTGATGATGTAGTAACAGTAAAGCCAGGCTATGGACGTAACTACCTTATCCCACAAGGTTATGCGGTGATGGCCACAAAAGGTGCTAAAAAACAACTTGAGGAAACTTTGAAGCAACGCGCTCACAAAGAAGCTTCAAACATTAAAGCTGCTCAATCACAAGCTGACAAAGTAAAAGAACTGGATATCAAAATACCTGCTAAAACAGGAGATGCTGATAAACTTTTTGGTTCTGTTACAACGGCTGATGTTTCTGATGCACTTGCAAAAGAAGGAGTTGAGGTAGATAAGAAATTTATCACCGTTGCTGGTGGTAACGTTAAGAGACTGGGCCAGTATGAGGCTACAGTTCGTTTCCATAGAGAAGTAACTTCTGTATTCAACTTTGAGGTTGTTGACGCAGGAAACTAA
- the rpsR gene encoding 30S ribosomal protein S18 translates to MATLQQQAKGKKDGDIRYLSPLKIETQERKKYCRFKRSGIKYIDYKDPDFLMGLVNEQGKLLPRRLTGTSLKYQRKVAVAVKRARHIALMPYVGDLLK, encoded by the coding sequence ATGGCAACTTTACAACAACAAGCAAAGGGTAAGAAAGACGGTGACATACGTTACTTGTCTCCCCTCAAGATCGAGACTCAAGAGAGAAAGAAGTACTGCCGTTTCAAGAGAAGTGGTATTAAGTACATAGATTACAAAGATCCAGATTTCCTCATGGGATTGGTAAATGAGCAAGGTAAACTATTGCCTAGACGCCTTACCGGTACATCATTAAAATACCAGAGAAAAGTGGCTGTGGCTGTAAAACGTGCCCGTCATATTGCACTTATGCCTTACGTAGGTGATCTACTTAAATAA
- a CDS encoding glycoside hydrolase family 16 protein has protein sequence MKLFKRPSRYLLALLLIIFSCKEKQAPREPLNKDSQEKEIMTEANNEWELIWEENFEGEQLDPKIWNRQVEPAGRFNEEWQRYTNDEENAYVENGKLVIVAKHKGDLHEQGNYTSARLNTAHKQTFKYGKISARIKLPKGNGIWPAFWTLGNNIDENGGDTPWPFCGEIDILELYGSKDNAVVEANIHYANESGQHEAMGSISYELETGIFADDYHVFELEWTEKSFKWLVDGKLYREKDITGEKYLEFHHEHFILLNIAVGGLWAGEPDDSTPFPQKMMVDWIRYYKHLD, from the coding sequence ATGAAATTATTCAAAAGACCTTCTCGTTATCTTCTTGCCTTACTTTTGATCATCTTTTCATGCAAGGAAAAACAAGCACCTCGTGAACCACTAAATAAAGACAGTCAAGAAAAAGAAATTATGACAGAAGCGAATAACGAGTGGGAACTCATTTGGGAAGAAAATTTTGAAGGTGAGCAGCTCGATCCAAAAATCTGGAACCGACAAGTAGAGCCCGCCGGGCGTTTTAACGAAGAATGGCAACGCTACACAAATGATGAAGAAAATGCGTATGTGGAGAATGGCAAGCTCGTCATAGTTGCAAAGCACAAGGGGGATCTTCACGAGCAAGGCAACTACACCTCTGCCCGCCTGAATACCGCCCACAAACAAACTTTTAAGTACGGCAAAATCTCAGCTCGGATCAAATTACCTAAAGGCAATGGAATCTGGCCCGCATTCTGGACGCTGGGCAATAATATAGATGAGAATGGAGGCGACACACCCTGGCCGTTTTGTGGCGAGATCGATATTTTAGAGCTGTATGGTTCAAAAGATAATGCGGTAGTCGAGGCAAATATTCACTATGCTAATGAAAGTGGACAGCATGAAGCTATGGGTTCAATAAGCTACGAGCTTGAGACTGGCATTTTTGCGGACGATTATCATGTCTTTGAGCTGGAATGGACTGAGAAATCATTCAAGTGGCTCGTAGACGGAAAACTGTATCGCGAGAAGGATATTACAGGCGAGAAATATCTAGAATTTCACCATGAGCATTTCATTTTGCTCAATATCGCAGTGGGTGGCTTATGGGCTGGAGAACCAGACGACTCTACGCCTTTTCCACAGAAAATGATGGTGGACTGGATTAGATATTACAAGCACCTTGATTAA